From Meiothermus sp., a single genomic window includes:
- a CDS encoding MgtC/SapB family protein: MQVLLWHLLAATLIGFAVGLERERAKVERQGSAIGGVRTFTLLGLLGGVSALGPNLWLPAAGLLAVAGLAVYSLQNSRDATSQVAALTVYVLGVLCGLGTVLPALFAGALLLGFLAFHDELHAFAGGIQRSEVEAAVLLALLLGVVYPLLPEANYGPYGVWNPREIWQVVLLVAGVNFVGYLALRLLGSKGLWAAALLGGLVSSTAVTLSMVAQSRANPRRNPLWASGAVLASQMMLGRILVWSATVPALLQVLWLPLLVWLLWGLLTAAWLARRDREVSESVPVQNPLQLQSALLFAGVYALVKLLAKVGLEVFGNAGVYAVSALSGVADVDAISLSLARLTGNGQLVLQVASIAILVAALSNTVFKTALSFGARGLGLYVALGLWPGGLLALLVALAR; the protein is encoded by the coding sequence GTGCAAGTGTTGCTGTGGCATCTGTTGGCCGCCACCCTGATTGGGTTTGCGGTAGGCCTCGAGCGCGAGCGGGCCAAAGTGGAGCGTCAGGGCTCGGCCATCGGGGGGGTGCGTACCTTCACCCTGCTGGGCTTGCTGGGCGGGGTGAGCGCCCTTGGGCCAAACCTTTGGTTGCCGGCAGCGGGGCTTTTGGCAGTGGCCGGCTTGGCGGTGTACTCGCTCCAAAACAGCCGCGATGCCACCAGCCAGGTGGCTGCACTGACCGTGTATGTGCTGGGGGTGCTGTGCGGGCTGGGCACCGTGCTGCCGGCCCTGTTTGCCGGGGCCTTGTTGCTGGGGTTTTTGGCCTTCCACGACGAACTGCACGCTTTTGCAGGGGGCATCCAGCGGAGCGAGGTCGAGGCGGCGGTGTTGCTGGCCTTGCTGCTAGGGGTGGTCTACCCCCTGCTGCCCGAGGCCAACTATGGCCCCTATGGGGTCTGGAACCCCCGCGAAATCTGGCAGGTGGTCTTGCTGGTGGCTGGGGTCAACTTTGTGGGTTATCTGGCCTTGCGCTTGTTGGGTTCCAAAGGCTTGTGGGCAGCGGCCTTGTTGGGGGGCCTGGTCTCGTCCACAGCCGTCACGCTTTCGATGGTGGCCCAAAGCCGGGCCAACCCCCGCCGCAACCCGCTCTGGGCCAGTGGGGCGGTGCTGGCCTCGCAGATGATGCTGGGCCGGATTCTGGTCTGGAGCGCCACCGTTCCGGCCCTCTTGCAGGTGCTCTGGCTTCCCCTGCTGGTCTGGCTGCTATGGGGATTGTTGACGGCGGCCTGGCTGGCCCGGCGGGATCGGGAGGTGTCGGAGAGTGTACCCGTGCAAAACCCCTTGCAACTCCAGAGCGCTTTGCTCTTTGCCGGGGTGTATGCGCTGGTCAAGCTGCTGGCCAAGGTGGGCCTCGAGGTCTTCGGAAATGCCGGGGTTTACGCGGTAAGCGCTCTCTCGGGCGTGGCCGATGTGGACGCCATCTCGCTCTCGCTGGCGCGTCTGACGGGTAATGGACAGCTGGTCTTGCAGGTGGCGTCCATCGCCATCCTGGTGGCGGCTTTGAGCAACACCGTGTTCAAAACCGCGCTGTCGTTTGGAGCCAGGGGACTGGGCCTTTACGTGGCGTTGGGGCTATGGCCGGGTGGGTTGTTGGCTTTGCTGGTAGCGCTGGCTCGTTGA
- a CDS encoding isoprenyl transferase — protein sequence MAAASPVHVSKSSIRRRLVQLFGALLKPLYWWYEKRVEAEVRQGQTPKHLGMILDGNRRFAKELGLEGHQGHEFGVQKAYEVLEWCLELKIPTVTIWVFSTDNFNRSQTEVETLMQLFVKEAKRMAQDPRIHANEVRVKVIGRHDRFPPKVLEALEELEKATEHHSGMLLNIAMGYGGREEIVDAVKQLLLEAAKTGKSPEELAAELDMEHISERLYTAGVPDPDFIIRTSGEIRLSGFLLWQAAYSEYYFFDAFWPAFRKVDFLRAVRDYQKRERRFGK from the coding sequence ATGGCGGCAGCTTCCCCGGTACACGTTTCTAAAAGCTCGATTCGACGGCGGCTTGTGCAGCTCTTTGGCGCTTTGCTCAAGCCGCTCTACTGGTGGTACGAAAAACGGGTCGAGGCTGAGGTGCGCCAGGGACAAACCCCCAAACACCTGGGGATGATCCTGGACGGCAACCGTCGTTTCGCCAAGGAACTGGGGCTGGAAGGACACCAGGGCCACGAGTTTGGGGTACAAAAAGCCTATGAGGTCTTGGAGTGGTGCCTAGAGCTCAAAATTCCTACCGTCACCATCTGGGTCTTTTCCACCGACAACTTCAACCGCAGCCAGACCGAAGTCGAGACGCTGATGCAGCTTTTTGTGAAAGAAGCCAAGCGCATGGCCCAAGACCCCCGTATCCACGCCAACGAGGTGCGGGTCAAGGTAATCGGGCGGCACGACCGCTTTCCCCCCAAGGTATTGGAAGCCCTCGAGGAGCTGGAAAAAGCCACCGAGCACCATAGCGGGATGCTTCTGAACATTGCCATGGGCTATGGCGGGCGGGAAGAGATTGTAGATGCCGTCAAGCAGCTCTTGCTCGAGGCCGCCAAGACCGGCAAGTCGCCGGAAGAGCTGGCTGCCGAGCTGGACATGGAACACATCTCCGAGCGGCTCTACACCGCCGGTGTCCCCGACCCCGACTTCATCATTCGTACCTCGGGCGAGATCCGGCTTTCGGGCTTTTTGCTGTGGCAGGCTGCTTATAGCGAGTATTACTTCTTCGATGCCTTCTGGCCTGCTTTTCGCAAGGTGGACTTCTTGAGGGCGGTGCGCGACTACCAGAAACGCGAGCGCCGCTTTGGGAAGTGA
- a CDS encoding serine protease, with amino-acid sequence MKEGLGRISLLCLWVLWAGGMALSQTLPRDVRERIIAATVLITYPTGNNSASVGSGTLISPQGFILTNYHVIGDLENRRIAPRLFVGTIRFVDQPPEIRYLADVVATDPNLDLAILRIARTSDGQPVGNVTFPAVPIGDSNKLTVGDPIYVFGFQGTGGYTITFSTGVVGGFTGEDMESGGKQWIKHDAQTGPGNSGGGIFNQDGELVGIHTRGVSGQGNSRTAFMRPSALAWGLIGPNVTGLVNRAPIASTPQPQTAASPAWPPTLNTGQTWQVRIQGGQWTGEWSVVVGQKDADGDFEATASLGSRRTEALFFLQDNILRLNIGGQYPLARCRFDPQSGGGVIQGKLFVFKAANADAEEIGTCVASQRSTQTVQPQQPQAAWPPRLAVGQRWQLSVTGKDLDDAGTVTLSERDSDGDPKGTVVFKENFRMVAYFYMSRSGAALLDMTVPDGADSHRAWWRCRFEQQGNAASLKGILQTFRTDANGQISDLKEVGACTATLSR; translated from the coding sequence ATGAAAGAAGGGTTGGGTCGTATAAGCCTGTTGTGTTTATGGGTCTTGTGGGCTGGAGGGATGGCCCTGTCCCAAACCCTGCCGCGCGACGTGCGTGAGCGCATTATCGCAGCCACAGTACTCATCACCTACCCCACCGGCAACAACTCGGCCAGCGTGGGTTCGGGCACGCTCATTAGCCCTCAGGGCTTCATCCTGACCAACTATCACGTGATCGGCGACCTCGAGAATCGTCGCATCGCCCCACGCCTTTTTGTGGGCACCATCCGCTTTGTGGATCAGCCGCCCGAGATACGCTATCTGGCCGATGTGGTGGCGACCGATCCCAACCTCGATCTGGCCATTTTACGCATTGCCCGCACCTCCGATGGGCAGCCCGTCGGCAACGTCACCTTCCCAGCGGTTCCCATCGGCGACTCCAACAAGCTGACAGTAGGCGATCCCATCTACGTGTTTGGTTTTCAGGGAACCGGGGGCTACACCATTACGTTCTCTACGGGGGTGGTGGGTGGCTTTACCGGTGAAGACATGGAGAGCGGGGGTAAACAGTGGATTAAGCACGACGCCCAGACCGGCCCCGGCAACTCGGGGGGCGGCATTTTCAACCAGGACGGGGAACTCGTCGGCATCCACACCCGGGGGGTCTCAGGACAGGGCAACTCCCGTACAGCCTTTATGCGCCCCTCGGCCCTGGCCTGGGGCCTGATTGGCCCCAATGTGACGGGCTTGGTCAACCGGGCCCCCATTGCCTCTACCCCCCAACCGCAGACGGCGGCCAGCCCCGCCTGGCCCCCCACCCTCAACACCGGCCAGACCTGGCAGGTGCGCATCCAGGGCGGCCAGTGGACCGGGGAGTGGTCGGTGGTGGTAGGCCAGAAGGATGCAGACGGCGACTTTGAGGCCACGGCCAGCCTGGGCAGCCGCCGCACCGAGGCCCTGTTTTTCCTGCAAGACAACATCCTGCGCTTGAATATCGGCGGTCAGTATCCGCTGGCCCGCTGCCGCTTCGACCCCCAAAGCGGGGGAGGGGTCATCCAGGGCAAGCTGTTTGTGTTCAAGGCTGCCAACGCCGATGCCGAAGAAATTGGTACCTGTGTGGCCAGCCAGCGCAGCACCCAAACCGTGCAGCCCCAGCAACCCCAGGCCGCCTGGCCCCCAAGGCTGGCCGTGGGGCAGCGTTGGCAGCTCAGTGTGACGGGTAAAGACCTGGACGATGCCGGCACGGTCACCCTCTCCGAGCGCGACAGCGATGGCGACCCCAAGGGAACCGTGGTCTTCAAGGAAAACTTTAGAATGGTGGCCTACTTCTACATGAGCCGCAGTGGGGCTGCTCTTCTCGACATGACCGTCCCGGACGGGGCCGATAGCCACCGGGCCTGGTGGCGCTGCCGTTTCGAGCAGCAGGGGAATGCGGCCAGCCTCAAGGGAATCCTCCAAACCTTCCGCACCGATGCCAACGGCCAGATTAGCGACCTCAAGGAGGTAGGGGCCTGTACGGCCACCCTGAGCCGCTAG
- a CDS encoding phosphopentomutase produces the protein MKITTIVLDSVGLGYLPDAVRFGDEGADTLDHTVLKTGLELPHLASLGLGCVPGVHTLPQVEEPLGAFGRMVEVNPGKDTSTGHWEFVGIHLEHPFQVFPQGFPEDFLAAYCARIGVEGYLLNRPYSGTEAIRDYGEAHLRTGFPIVYTSADSVFQVAAHIGKVPLETLYAWCQTAREMLVGPLAVARVIARPFEGEPGGFYRREDLRKDFALEPPPNVLDELKAAGLEVVGVGKIPDIYAHRGFTREVKAGSNAEGLARTLELMREPFAGLVFTNLVDFDAKYGHRRNPSGYAEALAAFDARIPELLAALGPEDYLFIVSDHGNDPTYRGTDHTREYGMLLAVGPGMAGADMGTRATFADLGASWARAFGLSWAGPGTSVL, from the coding sequence ATGAAGATTACCACCATCGTGCTGGACTCGGTGGGCCTGGGCTACCTGCCCGATGCCGTGCGGTTCGGCGATGAAGGGGCCGACACCCTCGACCACACCGTGCTCAAAACCGGCCTCGAGCTGCCCCACCTGGCCTCGCTGGGGTTAGGGTGCGTACCGGGGGTACACACCCTTCCCCAGGTGGAAGAACCGCTGGGCGCTTTTGGCCGCATGGTCGAGGTCAACCCCGGCAAGGACACCTCCACCGGCCACTGGGAGTTTGTGGGGATTCACCTCGAGCACCCTTTCCAGGTCTTCCCCCAGGGCTTCCCGGAAGACTTCCTGGCCGCCTACTGCGCCCGCATCGGGGTAGAGGGTTACCTGCTCAACCGGCCCTACTCGGGCACCGAGGCCATCCGCGACTACGGCGAGGCGCACCTGCGCACCGGCTTTCCCATCGTCTACACCTCGGCCGACTCAGTCTTCCAGGTGGCCGCGCACATCGGCAAAGTGCCCCTAGAGACGCTTTACGCCTGGTGCCAGACCGCCCGCGAGATGCTGGTGGGGCCGCTGGCGGTGGCCCGGGTGATTGCCCGCCCCTTCGAGGGCGAGCCGGGGGGCTTCTACCGCCGCGAGGACTTGCGCAAGGACTTCGCCCTGGAGCCGCCCCCCAACGTGCTGGACGAGCTAAAAGCCGCCGGGCTCGAGGTGGTGGGGGTGGGCAAAATCCCCGACATCTACGCCCACCGGGGCTTCACCCGCGAGGTCAAGGCCGGCAGCAACGCCGAGGGGCTGGCGCGCACCCTGGAACTGATGCGCGAGCCCTTCGCCGGCCTGGTTTTCACCAATCTGGTGGACTTCGACGCCAAGTACGGCCACCGGCGCAACCCCAGCGGCTACGCCGAGGCCCTAGCGGCCTTTGACGCCCGCATTCCCGAGCTGCTGGCCGCCCTGGGCCCCGAGGACTACCTCTTCATCGTCTCCGACCACGGCAACGACCCCACCTACCGCGGCACCGACCACACCCGGGAGTACGGGATGCTGCTGGCGGTGGGGCCGGGGATGGCCGGGGCCGACATGGGCACCCGGGCCACCTTCGCCGACCTGGGGGCGAGCTGGGCCAGGGCCTTTGGGCTTTCCTGGGCGGGCCCCGGCACCAGCGTCCTCTAG
- a CDS encoding nicotinate phosphoribosyltransferase: MKSLNPHNLILNTDSYKASHFAQFPKGLTYASWYIESRGGDHNFVRFFGLQAFLIEYLSKGVSLADVEEAREVFLAHGLPFPYESWRYIVQELGGRLPVRIRAVPEGTVVPVHNPLVIIESTDPKVPWLPGWLETALLRAVWYPTTVCTLSWAIRNTIKEYLEKTADDPEAELPFKLHDFGARGVSSLESAGLGGMAHLVNFQGTDTVTALVYARNYYGAEMAGYSIPAMEHSTVTSFGPEGEAQAYRQMIETFGKPGALFAMVIDSYNRERAVGQIIGEELRGLIQGSGATAVIRPDSGDPPFVVLRTVQTLEAKFGATVNKKGFKVLNGVRVIQGDGVNADTIRKVLFLLEQWGYSASNVAFGMGGALLQHPHRDTQKFAQKLHLVTVDGVTYGVGKSPVDDPSKLSKRGRLDVIKDERGIRTVELPLDEPNPHPQSLLRVVFEDGEIKRRYTWEEVRANA; this comes from the coding sequence ATGAAAAGCCTCAACCCCCACAACCTCATCCTGAACACCGACAGCTACAAGGCCAGCCACTTCGCCCAGTTTCCCAAGGGCCTGACCTACGCCAGCTGGTACATCGAGAGCCGGGGCGGCGACCACAACTTCGTGCGCTTCTTCGGCCTGCAGGCCTTCCTCATCGAGTACCTGAGCAAGGGCGTGAGCCTGGCCGATGTGGAGGAGGCCCGGGAGGTCTTTCTGGCCCACGGCCTGCCCTTTCCCTACGAGAGCTGGCGCTACATCGTCCAGGAGCTAGGAGGGCGGCTGCCCGTGCGCATCCGGGCGGTGCCGGAGGGGACGGTGGTGCCGGTGCATAACCCGCTGGTCATCATTGAGAGCACCGACCCCAAGGTGCCCTGGCTGCCGGGCTGGCTCGAGACCGCCCTTTTGCGCGCGGTCTGGTACCCCACCACGGTCTGCACCCTCTCTTGGGCCATCCGCAACACCATCAAGGAGTACCTGGAAAAAACCGCCGACGACCCCGAGGCCGAGCTACCCTTCAAGCTCCACGACTTTGGGGCGCGCGGGGTGAGCAGCCTGGAGAGCGCGGGCCTAGGGGGAATGGCCCACCTGGTCAACTTCCAGGGTACCGACACCGTGACCGCCTTGGTCTACGCCCGCAACTACTACGGGGCCGAGATGGCCGGCTACTCCATTCCGGCCATGGAGCACTCCACCGTGACCAGCTTCGGGCCGGAGGGGGAGGCCCAGGCCTACCGCCAGATGATCGAGACCTTCGGCAAGCCGGGGGCGCTTTTCGCCATGGTGATTGACTCCTACAACCGCGAGCGGGCCGTGGGGCAGATTATCGGCGAGGAGCTGCGGGGGCTTATCCAAGGCTCCGGGGCCACCGCGGTCATCCGCCCCGACTCGGGCGACCCGCCTTTCGTGGTGCTGCGCACGGTGCAGACCCTAGAGGCCAAGTTCGGGGCCACGGTTAACAAAAAGGGTTTCAAGGTTTTGAATGGGGTACGGGTGATTCAAGGCGACGGGGTCAACGCCGACACCATCCGCAAGGTGCTGTTTCTGCTCGAGCAGTGGGGCTATAGCGCCTCCAACGTGGCCTTCGGCATGGGCGGGGCCCTCCTGCAGCACCCCCACCGCGACACGCAGAAGTTCGCCCAGAAGCTGCACCTGGTCACGGTGGACGGGGTGACCTATGGGGTGGGCAAAAGCCCGGTGGACGACCCCTCCAAGCTCTCCAAGAGGGGCCGCCTGGACGTGATCAAAGACGAACGGGGCATCCGCACGGTCGAGCTGCCCCTTGACGAACCTAACCCCCACCCCCAAAGCCTCCTGCGGGTGGTCTTCGAGGACGGCGAGATTAAGCGGCGCTACACCTGGGAGGAAGTGCGGGCCAACGCCTAG
- a CDS encoding bifunctional nicotinamide-nucleotide adenylyltransferase/Nudix hydroxylase, translated as MKTAVFIGRFQPPHHAHLETIKRALARYERLVVVLGSAYCYPTPKNPFSEAAREEMIRACLEPQEQGRLHLVAIPDDYYDDPRWFRAVRAAVEAIAGPGAEICITGYHKDESSYYLHGFGDWPFEPSGVASALSATDVRNSYFAGSADWKAMVPEAVRQFMEQFATTAEFARLQAEWKTLQYYRSLDQRYPYPIVHVATDAMVLAQEQVLLVERAGSLSKGAWALPGGYVELKETLLEAALRELREETGLQLRPTALKATKAFDYPGRSLRGRVISFGHHFSLEGPPPPVKGQDDAARAFWLPLAELDRHQARFFEDHYQQICWFLGRAPQPPKES; from the coding sequence ATGAAGACCGCAGTGTTCATAGGGCGCTTTCAACCCCCGCACCACGCCCACCTCGAGACCATCAAACGCGCTTTGGCCCGCTACGAGCGGCTGGTGGTGGTGCTGGGGAGCGCCTACTGCTACCCCACGCCCAAAAACCCCTTCAGCGAAGCGGCGCGGGAAGAGATGATTCGGGCCTGCCTGGAGCCCCAGGAGCAGGGGCGGCTTCACTTGGTGGCCATCCCCGACGACTACTACGACGACCCCCGCTGGTTCCGCGCGGTGCGGGCGGCGGTGGAGGCCATCGCCGGCCCAGGGGCCGAAATCTGCATCACGGGCTACCACAAGGACGAGAGCAGCTACTACCTGCACGGCTTTGGCGACTGGCCTTTTGAGCCGAGTGGGGTGGCGAGTGCTCTGAGCGCTACCGATGTGCGCAATAGCTATTTCGCCGGGAGCGCCGATTGGAAAGCCATGGTGCCGGAGGCCGTGCGGCAGTTCATGGAACAGTTTGCCACCACCGCCGAGTTTGCCCGTTTACAGGCCGAGTGGAAAACGCTCCAGTATTACCGTTCACTCGACCAACGCTACCCCTATCCCATCGTGCACGTCGCTACCGACGCGATGGTGCTAGCCCAGGAGCAGGTACTGCTGGTCGAACGCGCCGGGTCGCTCAGCAAGGGCGCCTGGGCCCTACCGGGGGGCTACGTGGAACTCAAGGAGACCCTGCTCGAGGCGGCCCTGCGCGAGCTGCGGGAGGAGACCGGCCTGCAGCTAAGGCCCACTGCCCTAAAGGCCACCAAGGCCTTCGACTATCCGGGCCGCAGCCTGCGGGGCCGGGTGATTAGCTTTGGGCACCACTTTAGCCTGGAGGGCCCCCCGCCCCCGGTCAAGGGCCAGGACGACGCGGCCCGGGCCTTCTGGCTGCCCCTAGCCGAGCTCGACCGCCACCAGGCCCGCTTCTTTGAGGACCACTACCAACAGATTTGCTGGTTTTTAGGACGCGCACCCCAACCCCCAAAGGAGTCCTGA
- a CDS encoding NUDIX domain-containing protein, which produces MKGRILQEQQYLDSYLQEQQYLDSYDASAFDRPSVTVDVVILTVREGHLEALLVKRKEHPFLNYWSLPGGFVRMHESLDEAATRVLRQKAGLEGVTGDREEVGGHPIYLEQLYTFGNPERDPRTRVISVAYYALVEASHIREVSEETALFKLRLVEETGHVEIFDGKHKKYSLAFDHAEILGVAVRRIQGKLGYTPIGFELLPERFTLRELQAVHETILQKKLNKDSFRRKMLASGLLEATGEFERGKGFRPAELYRFRREA; this is translated from the coding sequence ATGAAGGGTCGCATCCTCCAAGAACAACAGTACCTGGACAGCTACCTCCAAGAACAACAGTACCTGGACAGCTACGATGCCAGTGCTTTCGATAGACCCTCGGTCACGGTGGACGTAGTCATCCTGACCGTGCGGGAAGGGCATCTAGAGGCGCTTTTGGTCAAGCGCAAGGAGCACCCTTTCCTCAACTACTGGAGCCTGCCGGGCGGGTTTGTGCGAATGCACGAGTCGCTGGATGAAGCCGCTACTCGAGTCCTCCGACAAAAAGCCGGTTTGGAGGGGGTGACAGGGGACAGAGAAGAAGTGGGGGGTCATCCAATCTACCTCGAGCAGCTCTACACCTTTGGCAACCCCGAACGCGATCCCCGTACGCGCGTTATCAGCGTGGCCTACTACGCCCTGGTAGAGGCCAGCCATATCCGCGAAGTGAGCGAAGAAACCGCCCTTTTCAAGCTACGCCTGGTGGAGGAAACGGGCCATGTGGAGATTTTCGACGGCAAACACAAAAAGTATTCCCTGGCCTTCGACCACGCCGAGATTTTGGGGGTGGCCGTGCGACGCATCCAAGGCAAACTCGGCTATACCCCCATCGGCTTTGAATTGCTGCCGGAGCGCTTTACTTTGCGCGAGCTACAAGCCGTACACGAGACCATCCTGCAAAAGAAGCTCAACAAAGACTCCTTTCGGCGCAAGATGTTGGCCTCGGGGCTACTGGAAGCCACCGGAGAGTTCGAGCGCGGCAAGGGCTTTAGGCCCGCCGAGCTCTACCGCTTTCGGAGGGAAGCATGA
- a CDS encoding glutamine synthetase III, which yields MNHDFDVISAARNWRFKDVRQVSTDIAGEVFASDVLDLDELRELVSKPVWKSLQATMEKGMPLDPSIADTIALAMKRWALEKGATHYTHWFHPLTGYTAEKHDSFYNPISDGKVMASFTGKELIQAEPDASSFPSGGLRATFEARGYTAWDPTSPAFIMRHSNGATLCIPTAFASWTGEALDLKTPLLRSIEALNKSAQRALKHFGLEVNKVSSTLGAEQEYFLIDEEFYFRRPDLVMTGRTLFGAKPPRGQELEDHYFGSIPDRVLSFMTDVENQLYALGIPVKTRHNEVAPGQYEIAPIFEPSNLAADHQQLIMQVLKNTARRYGLVALLHEKPFAGINGSGKHCNWSMGTDTGINLLEPGDTPHDNLQFLFFCAAVIKAVDMHQDLLRISVASASNDHRLGANEAPPAILSVFLGDQLTDIFERLASGKGGSSKKAGVLELGVPVLPPLPKHAGDRNRTSPFAFTGNKFEFRAVGSSQSISFPITVLNTIVADAIDAMVDAVEAKMKKKMPFEQAALEAIKETYAKHKRIVFNGDGYSAAWHKEAAKRGLLNLRTAIDAIEHFTDEKNIKLFGRLGVLSEREIQARQEIMYDIYFKQVNIEGETTEWIAQTQILPGALSYLAELSEIEVKSKAAQRTIQQVVEATDALSDALEKLKVQNAELGGDEVHEKAHHMRDNVLPAMAEVRKAADALERILADKYWPLPSYREMLFVK from the coding sequence GTGAACCACGACTTTGATGTCATTTCGGCGGCCCGCAACTGGCGTTTCAAGGATGTGCGGCAGGTATCCACCGATATTGCCGGTGAGGTTTTCGCCAGCGATGTGCTGGATCTGGACGAGCTACGCGAGCTGGTCTCCAAGCCGGTCTGGAAATCGCTCCAGGCCACTATGGAGAAGGGAATGCCCTTGGATCCCAGCATCGCCGATACCATCGCCCTGGCCATGAAGAGGTGGGCTTTGGAAAAAGGCGCTACCCACTACACCCACTGGTTCCACCCCCTCACCGGCTACACCGCTGAAAAGCACGACAGCTTCTACAACCCCATCTCCGATGGCAAGGTGATGGCCTCCTTTACCGGCAAAGAGCTGATTCAGGCCGAGCCCGATGCCTCTTCGTTTCCCTCCGGCGGCCTCAGGGCCACCTTCGAGGCCCGCGGCTACACCGCCTGGGATCCTACCTCCCCGGCCTTCATCATGCGCCACTCCAACGGGGCCACGCTCTGCATTCCCACCGCTTTTGCAAGTTGGACGGGCGAGGCCCTCGACCTCAAAACCCCCTTGCTGCGCTCCATCGAGGCCCTCAACAAAAGCGCCCAGCGGGCCCTAAAGCACTTCGGGCTCGAGGTCAACAAAGTTTCTTCCACCCTGGGGGCCGAGCAGGAGTACTTTTTGATAGACGAAGAGTTCTACTTCCGCCGTCCCGACCTGGTGATGACCGGGCGCACCCTCTTTGGCGCCAAGCCGCCGCGTGGACAAGAGCTAGAAGATCACTACTTTGGCTCCATCCCCGACCGGGTGCTTTCTTTCATGACCGATGTGGAAAACCAGCTCTATGCGTTGGGGATTCCGGTCAAAACCCGGCACAACGAGGTAGCCCCCGGCCAGTACGAGATTGCCCCCATCTTCGAGCCCTCCAACCTGGCGGCCGACCACCAGCAGCTCATCATGCAGGTGCTCAAGAACACCGCCCGGCGCTACGGGTTGGTGGCGCTGTTGCACGAGAAGCCCTTTGCCGGCATCAACGGCTCGGGTAAGCACTGCAACTGGAGCATGGGCACCGATACGGGCATCAACCTGCTCGAGCCCGGCGATACTCCCCACGACAACCTGCAGTTCTTGTTTTTCTGCGCCGCCGTCATCAAGGCGGTGGATATGCACCAGGACTTGCTGCGTATCAGCGTAGCCTCGGCCTCCAACGACCACCGCCTGGGTGCCAACGAAGCACCTCCGGCCATCCTCTCTGTTTTCCTGGGCGACCAGCTCACCGACATCTTCGAGCGGCTGGCCAGTGGTAAAGGGGGCTCGTCCAAGAAAGCGGGTGTGCTCGAGCTAGGCGTTCCCGTGCTGCCCCCCCTGCCCAAGCACGCCGGTGACCGCAACCGCACCTCGCCCTTCGCCTTCACCGGTAACAAGTTCGAGTTCCGTGCGGTGGGCAGCAGCCAGAGCATCTCCTTCCCCATCACTGTGCTCAATACCATCGTGGCGGATGCCATTGATGCCATGGTGGATGCCGTCGAGGCCAAAATGAAGAAGAAGATGCCCTTCGAGCAAGCTGCTTTGGAGGCCATCAAAGAGACCTATGCCAAACACAAACGGATTGTTTTCAACGGTGACGGCTACTCGGCGGCCTGGCATAAAGAGGCGGCCAAGCGTGGGCTTCTAAATCTACGCACTGCCATCGATGCCATCGAGCACTTTACCGACGAGAAGAACATCAAACTCTTCGGTCGGTTGGGGGTGCTCTCCGAGCGGGAGATCCAGGCCCGCCAGGAGATCATGTACGACATCTACTTCAAGCAGGTTAATATCGAAGGCGAGACCACCGAGTGGATCGCCCAGACCCAGATTTTGCCGGGGGCCCTGAGCTACCTGGCTGAGCTTTCGGAGATTGAAGTCAAGTCCAAGGCGGCCCAGCGCACCATCCAGCAGGTAGTCGAAGCTACCGATGCCCTTTCGGACGCCCTGGAGAAGCTCAAGGTGCAAAACGCCGAACTCGGTGGTGACGAGGTGCACGAGAAAGCCCACCACATGCGTGACAACGTGCTGCCGGCCATGGCCGAGGTACGTAAAGCAGCCGACGCCCTGGAGCGCATCCTGGCCGATAAATACTGGCCCCTGCCCAGCTACCGCGAGATGCTCTTTGTCAAGTAA
- a CDS encoding DinB family protein has protein sequence MNDSIVQALLDSYKRNNAILISLLQALPEGGMEAKAMQGSPSVAEQFSHIQQTRLFWLNQVAPEFAAGLTQLFRKDGEDWLPERDPTRIERALNQSARAVCEAVQDRLYTGQAMQGKNARYDHPVLFLQHMLWHEGYHVGQIKLALKATGFIMGEEAEEKAIWGRWRTEVW, from the coding sequence ATGAACGATTCGATTGTGCAGGCCCTGTTGGACTCATATAAACGCAATAACGCCATTCTGATTAGCCTACTCCAGGCTCTACCAGAAGGAGGCATGGAGGCAAAAGCCATGCAGGGAAGCCCCTCGGTTGCGGAGCAGTTTTCGCATATCCAGCAAACCCGGCTCTTCTGGCTGAACCAGGTCGCGCCCGAGTTCGCTGCGGGCCTGACCCAACTTTTCCGCAAAGACGGCGAGGACTGGCTCCCTGAGCGCGACCCCACACGCATCGAGCGGGCCCTGAACCAGAGTGCTCGAGCGGTGTGCGAGGCGGTGCAGGATCGGCTCTACACCGGCCAGGCCATGCAGGGTAAAAACGCGCGCTACGACCACCCTGTACTCTTTCTTCAGCACATGCTCTGGCACGAGGGCTATCATGTAGGGCAGATTAAACTGGCCCTCAAGGCTACCGGCTTCATAATGGGCGAGGAGGCCGAGGAGAAGGCCATCTGGGGCCGGTGGCGAACCGAGGTCTGGTAG